The Rubrobacter tropicus nucleotide sequence CTCGTCGGTGACGTGCTCGCCCCAGGTGACGGGGCTGCCGGAGTCGTCTGCCTCCTGCATCGCTGTGTGGGTCATGAAGCGGTTCGGGGCGGCGCCGTGCCAGTGGTCTTCGCCCGGCTCGAAGAACACGCGGTCGCCCGGGCGGATCGTCTCGACGGGCCCGCCGCGGCGCTGGCAGAGGCCTAAGCCCTGGGTGACGTAGATGGTCTGCCCGAGGGGGTGCGTGTGCCAGGCGGTGCGGGCGCCCGGGGCGAAGTTGACGCTGGCGGCCGCGAGGCGGGATGGCTCTGATGGTGTCGCGATGGTGTCAATGTAGACCGCGCCGGTGAACCACTCGCTCGGCCCGGGAGTGGTTTCGAGGGAGTTCTTGGTGATCTTCATAGCGTCCTCCCGAAGGTCGTTCGATTCGTTGGTACGACTAATATGCCGCTGGTCTGTCGTAGATAAACCGCCGACGCGTAGGACGGGGGCGCGAAGTTCCGGAACCCGAGGGACAGAGCAAATAGGAGCCGATCGAGGGCTATCAGGGGTGGCCTGGTGCATGGAGCTAGCGCAAACGGTAGATGCGCGCTTCGAACGGCCTCAGCGTCAGGTCCCGAAGTTTCTCGGTGGCATCGACCGGATAGTTGCCGAGGAGGAGTTCAGCGTCCTGCCAACGGCCGGCGTCCGGGACTTCGATGGTGGCGGGGTCTCCAAAGAAGTTGGCGAGTACGAGAAGCCCGGTGCTGCCGTAGCGGCGGGTGAACGCGTAGACCTGGTCGTGGTCGGCGAGTAGCATGTGGAAGTCGCCGTGCGCGACGGCGGGCTCGGTGTGACGCAGTTCGATCAGGCGCCGGTAGTGGTGAAACACCGAGTCGTCGTCGGCGAACGCGGCCTGCGCGTTGATCCCCTTGTGGTTGGGGTTGACCGCGATCCATGGTGTGCCGGTGGTGAAGCCGGCGTTCTCGGTATCGTCCCACTGCATCGGGGTGCGGGCGTTGTCGCGGCTGCGGATGCGCAGCGCGGCCAGGACGGTTTCGGGGTCGGCGCCCATGCCGACGGCCTCGGCGTAGTGGTTGAGCGACTGGATGTCGCGAAAGTCTTCGATGGAGTCGAAGGGCGCGTTGGTCATGCCGAGCTCCTCGCCCTGGTAGACGTAGGGCGTCCCGCGGTGCAGATGCAGCAGGGTGCCGAGCATCTTCGCGGCGTGCACCCGGTGCGCTCCGTCGTCGCCGAAGCGCGAGACGACGCGCGGCTGGTCGTGGTTGTTCCAGTACAGGCTGTTCCAGCCAACCTCGGCCAGCCCGGCCTGCCAGCGTCCGAGGATCGCCTTGAGGTCGCGCAGGCGCAGCGGACGGATATCCCAGAACGAGGGACCGTGATCGACCTGGACGTGCTCGAACTGGAAGACCATGTCCACCTCGCGGCGGGCGGGGTCGGTGTAGAGCTTGGCCTCTTCGACCGTCACGCCAGGCATCTCGCCGACGGAGATCAGGCCTTCACGCCCGGCGAAGACTTCGCGGTGCATCTCCTGCAGGAACTCGTGCATGCGGGGTCCGTCGACGAAGAACGGCATGCCGTCGCCGTAGAGGCCGCCGTCGTGCGCGTGGCCGTCGGGCAGGCTGGCGTCTTTGGAGATGAAGTTGATGACGTCCATGCGGAAGCCGTCGATGCCGCGGTCCAGCCACCAGCGCATCATCGAGTAGACCGCCTGGCGGACTTCGGGGTTCTCCCAGTTGAGGTCGGGCTGCTTGCGCGAGAACAGGTGCAGGTAGTACTCGCCCGTAGTCTCGTCGAGCTCCCACGCCGGGCCGGAGAAGATGGAGCCCCAGTTGTTCGGCTCGGCGCCCGGGTCGCCCGCGCTCATGCCCTCGCGCGCGGACCGCCACCAGTACCAGTCGCGCTTCGGGTTGTCCTTCGAGGCGCGCGACTCGACGAACCACGGGTGCTCGTCGGAGGTGTGGTTGACGACGAGGTCCATAACGAGCTTCATCCCGCGCTCGTGGACGGCCGCCAGCAGCGCGTCGAACTCTTCCATGGATCCGAACGTCGGGTCGATGTCCCGGTAGTCGCTGATGTCGTAGCCGGCGTCGTCCTGCGGTGAGGGGTAGATAGGCGACAGCCACAACACGTCCACGCCCAAGGTCGCGAGGTGGTCCAGCCGCGAGGCGATCCCGGCGAGATCCCCGATCCCGTCTCCGTCGCCGTCCGCGAAGCTGCGCGGCCAGATCTGGTAAACGACGCTCTCTTTCCACCACTGCTGCTGCGTAGTAGTGATTGGTATCTCCCTTACGATAGTGGGTCTGAGCCGTAGGGTTTTAACGCACCGCCTTCATTATTCCGCGCGTCTGATCGTGACGCTGAAGTCGCCGCCTTGGTGCTCGATCGCGTCCATCCCGCCGTCGAACTCGCCGATCCGCACGATGCCGTCGAAGAACGGGGCCTCGCTGTCGTAGTAGAAGACGAGGTCGCCACCCGGAGAGTAGTAGCCGATGTCTCCAGCGGCGGGGTCGTGCCCTTCGGGCGCACCGTCCAGCGACAACTCGCGGGGTAGCGGGGCGGTCTTCTCCACGTTGCTGAGGTCGCTGAAAGTGAGCGTCAGCGGCAGCTGAGATGCGAGATCTCGCGCCGTGGCGTTGTCGTGCAGCCGGGCGGTGAGGCCCGTACCGCCGAAGGCGATCCGGATCGGCGTGCCCTCCGAGGAGTCGGGGTCGCCGGAGGCCGGGCTCGGCGACGTATCCGGAGCGCTCGCCCCGGGGGCGCCGATGGCCCTGTCGCCTCCCCCGTCTCCCCCGCCGCAAGCCGAGAGCGAGATGGCCGCCAGGAGCGCGAGCGCGAGCGGGTAGCAGCGGCTCCGCGGCCAACGCGACCACCGAGGGCTAAAGACGTTCATTGCGATCATAGTTCTCCTCTGTCGGGCGTTCAGCGGGCGGTGTAGCCGCCGTCGACGGGGAGCGCGACGCCGAGCACGAAGCTGGATGCCGGGCTGCAGAGCCAGAGCACGGCCGCGGCGATCTCGTCCGGGCGTCCCAGCCGGCCGATAGGCTGGTTGGCGACGGCCTCGGGCACGTCGAGCTCGCCCTTGGCGATCATGTCCTCGACCATCGGGGTCTCGATGGTTCCCGGGCAGATCGCGTTGATGCGGACGCCGCGGGGCGCGTACTCGAGGGCCGCGCTCCTGGTGAGGCCGATGACGCCGTGTTTGGAGGCGTGGTAGGCGGCGCGGCCCGGGAGCCCGACCAGCCCGCCGAGCGAGGAGCAATTGACGATGGCGCCGCTGCCTTGGGCGCGCATCGGCCGCAGCTCGTGTTTCATGCAGGCCCAAACGCCGCGCAGGTTGACCGCGTTCACGCGGTCGAAGAGCTCGGCCGGTTCGTCGGCGGCGTCGGTCGGCGGGGCCTGGATGCCGGCGTTGTTGAACGCGAAGTCGAGCCGGCCGAAGCTCGCCACGGCGCGTTCCACGAGCGCGGCGACCTGCTCCTCGTCGGACACGTCGCAGGCGACGCCGAGCGCCTGGTGGCCCGCGGAGGTCAGCCCGTCCGTCGCGGTCCTGAGGGTCTGCTCGTCGCGGTCGGAGAGCACGACGGCGGCCCCGGACTCGGCGAACGCTTGGGCCGTGGCGAGCCCCATGCCGGAGCCGGCGCCTGTGACGACGGCGACGCGGTCGTGGAAGTCGTAGGTGGGGTCCATTTCGTTACCTCCTTCTCTTTAGGGATGGCTTGACCCAGACGTCACATGCGCCGGGGCAAGGCGACATGTTCCGGGTCGGTTCCATGACCAATCGCAGCAGGAACGCAAAGCCCCTTACGGGTGCAGCAGCGTCTTGATAGCGCGGCGCTCGTCCATCGCGCGGTAGCCCTCCGCCGCCTGCTCGAGCGGCAGGGTCAGGTCGAAAACCTTGCCGGGTTCGATCTTCCGGTCCCAGATCAGGTCGATAAGCTCGGGCAAAAAGCGCCGGACCGGGGCGGGACCGCCGTGCAGGTGCACGTGCGAGAAGAAGAACTCCTCACCCAGGATCTCCACGCCGTGGAGCACGCCGACGAACCCGACGTGACCGCCCGGCCGCGCGGAGCGGATGGCCTGCATCATCGACTCCTGCGTGCCGACGGCCTCGACGACCGAGTGCGCGCCGAGCCCGCCGGTGAGCTCCTTGATCCGTGCCGCGCCCGCGTCGCCGCGCTCGGTCACGATCTCGGTCGCGCCGAACTCCCGGGCGAGGCGCTGGCGGGACTCGTGGCGGCTCATCGCGATGATCCTATCGGCGCCGAGCTGCCTGGCGGCGAGCACCGCGAGCAGGCCGACGGCGCCGTCGCCGACGACCGCCACCGTCTTGCCCGGACCGGCCTCGGCCGCCACGGCGCCGAACCAGCCGGTGCCGAGCACGTCGGAGGCCGCGAGCAGGCTGGGGATCATGTCCTCCGGCGGCAGGCCCGGCGTCGCCACGAGGGTGCCGTCGGCGAGCGGGATGCGGGCGTACTCCGCCTGCGCGCCGGTGGGGGCGCCGGGCTGCCGGTGAACGCAGGACGACTGGTAGCCGGCCCGGCAGATCTCGCAGGTGTTGTCCGACGCGAAGAACGAGCCCACGACGAACTGGCCCGGCTCGATCAGACGCACCTCGCTGCCGACCTCCTCGACGATACCGACGTACTCGTGGCCCATCGGTGTCGGCTGCGTCACCGGGTCGGCGCCGCGGTAGGGCCAGAGGTCCGAGCCGCACACGCAGGCCGCCGAGAGCCTGATGACCGCGTCGGTCGACTCGACGATCGTCGGGTCGGGGCGCTCCTCGGAACGCACGTCCCGGGGGCCGTAAAGCATAGTTCCTCGCATGGTCATCTCCTTAATCGACTCTGGTTGGTCACGGAGTGCGCGACGGGAGAGCGCATCTTCCCCCGTCGCTCAGCGATCGACCCGCTGCTGCAGGTGCGCCGGATACCGATCCCCCTGCACCGTGACCCCTGAGACGGCGTCTTCGATCTCGTGAAGGTCATCGGACGCGAGCTCGACGTCGGCAGCGCCGACGTTCTCCTCGAGGCGGTTCAGCTTCGTCGTGCCCGGGATCGGGACGATCCACGGCTTTTGGGCGAGCAGCCAGGCCAGCGCGATCTGGGCGCGCGTGGCCCCCTGCTTGTCCGCGATCCCGCCGAGCACCTCGACCAGGGCCCGGTTCGCCCTGCGGTTCTCCTCCGAGAAGCGCGGCACCGTGTTGCGGAAGTCGGCGCTGTCGAACTCGGTGTTCTCATCGATGGTGCCCGTGAGGAAGCCCTTGCCCAGCGGGCTGAAGGGGACGAAGCCGATCCCGAGATCCTCGAGGGTGGGCAGGATCTCCTCCTCGGGCTCCCGCCACCACAGCGAGTACTCGCTCTGGAGCGCGGCGACCGGCTGGACCGCGTGCGCGCGACGAATCGTCTGTGCCCCTGCTTCGGAGAGGCCGAGGTGCCCGACCTTGCCCTCCCCAATCAGGTCCTTCACCGCGCCCGCCACCTCTTCGATCGGCACGTCCGGGTCGACGCGGTGCTGGTAGAGGAGGTCGATCCGGTCGGTCTTGAGACGACTCAGCGAGGCCTCGGCGACCCCCCTTATGCGCTCCGGGCGACTGTCGAGGCCCGCCTGCGCGTCCCCGTCCCTGAAGCCGAACTTGGTGGCGATCACCACCCGGTCACGGACGGGCGCGAGGGCTTCGCCGACCAACTCCTCGTTGGTGTGGGGGCCGTACGCCTCGGCGGTGTCGAAGAAGGTGACGCCGCGTTCGACAGCCGACCGGATCAGCGCGATGCCCTCCCGCTTACCGGTCGCCGGACCGTAGGCGAAGCTCAGTCCCATGCAACCGAGCCCGATGGCCGACACTTCCAGATTGTCTCCGAGTTTGCGCTTCTGCACCTTCTACTCCTTTCGGGAACGCGGCACGAGCCTGATCGTCACGGCCTCGGCATCGGGGCCGACGACGGTGCCCACGATCTCGGGTCCGTACCGATCGTACTTGGCGTGATAGGCGGCGTCGATGGCGGCGTGCGCGCCCGGATCGGCTTCGGCGAAGGCCACGTCCCGCTCCAGTCCGCCGGCCCGGATGCGGCCGGCGCCGCTGGCCTTCGCGCGGCGGAACCACGGGTTGTCCGGGCCGTAGGCGGACCGCACGTAGAGGTCGTCGCCGGCCCGGACGACCCACATCGTCACGTAAGGGCGCGGCGTGCCGTCGGGCCGCAGCGACGCGAGCCGCAGCTCCTCCGCCGCCCCGATCCCGTCGAGCTCGTCGCCCGTCCACGCGCTCATCGGCCGGCTCCACCCATGACGCGGTACGGCCGGTCCGCGCCGCGGTGCCTGTTCGGAGGGAGGCGCCTCACGGCCGGACCATGACCTTAATCGCCTCGCGGTCGTCCATCGCCCGGTAGCCGTCGGGCACCCCGTCGAGGCCCACCGTCCGGTCGAGGACGCGGCCAGGCTCGATGCGGCCCTCCAGCACGTCCGGCAGCAGTTCCTCGACGTACGCCCGGACCGGGGCGGGCCCGCCGCCCACGGTGACGTTCCCGAAGAACGCCGGCAGCGAGGCGGGGATCGTCTCGTCCTGGGGCACGCCGACCCGGCCGACCGCGCCGCCCGGACGCGCGACGCCGATGGCCGTCTCCATCGCCTGGGCGTAGCCGACGCACTCCAGCACGGAGTGGACGCCGAAGCCGCCGGTGAGCCCGCGCACGCGCTCGACCGCCTCCTCGCCGCGTTCCCTGACGACGTCCGTCGCGCCGAACTCTCTCGCCAGCGCGATGCGGTCGTCGTGGCGGCCCATGATGATTATCTGCTCGGCGCCGAGGCGCCTGGCGGCGATCACGCCGCACAGGCCGACGGCCCCGTCTCCGACGACGGCCACGCTCTTGCCCGGGCCGACCTTCGCGGCGACTGCCGCGTGACGTCCGGTCCCCATCACGTCCGAGAGGGTCAGCAGGGAAGGCATGAGCGCGTCGTCCTCGCCGACCGGCAGCTTGAAGAGCGTCCCGTCGGCGTAAGGGACGCGCACCGCCTCGGCCTGCGCCCCGTCGGTGCCCGGGTTGCCGAAGAACCCGACGTGCACGCATGCCGTCGGAAGCCCCTCCCGGCAGAACTCGCAGGTGCCGTCGGAGTAGGCGAACGGCATGACGACGAGGTCGCCGGGCTTCAGGCTCTGGACATCGGCGCCGATGTCCTCCACGACGCCTATAGCCTCGTGGCCCATGCGGGTTCCGGTCTCGCTGCGCTCCATCTGGTGGTACGGATGGAGGTCGCTGCCGCAGATGCAGGCGCGGGTGACGCGGATCAGCGCGTCGGTCGGCTCGACGATCGCGGCGTCGGGGACGTCCTCGATGCGGACGTCCCCGGCGCCGAACATGACGGTTGCGCGCATGATGTGGCTTACCTCCCGTTGTTGATGGAACGCGGTTCGTCTCGACTGCCGGGCATGGCTTTCCGCCTCCAAGATCGGGCGCAAGACGCCCGCCCTCCGTTGAACAAAAGTCCGGATTGCCCCCGGACGTCGGGGCCGACTCTCTCTGTCCGGTCGTGATTGTAGGAGCGTAGGGGGCGGGGCGTTATGATGATTCTCCAGAAGTCTTGTACCATCCTGCAAATCTCCAGAGATCAGGGACGAGCGAAGAGGTTGCCATGGATTCGATGGACCGCCCGCGATCGGAACGGGAGGCTGACAGGGCGCAAACCCGGCGCGACGAGCTGGTCGAGCGCGTCGCCCGGGCCGTCCGCGAGGACGGGACCGTCGAGGCGCCGGGGGGGCTCCGGCTGCTCCGCCGGTCCTCGCCCACCCCGAAGGACCACGGCGTCTCCTCCCACGCCTTGTGCGTGATCGCGCAGGGCTCCAAGGAGGTCTTGCTGGGCGACGATTGCTACCGCTACGACGCCGACCGCTACCTCATCACCGCCGCGGCTCTTCCCACGGCGAGCCGGGTCACGGAGGCGTCGGGGGGGCGGCCGTACCTGGGCGTCGTCCTCGGGCTTGACCCCGCCCTCGTCGGCTCGGTCATGGTCGAGGCCGGCCACCCCGCGTCCGGGGACCGGGCCGCCGTGCGGGCCTTCGACGTGGGCCCGCTGGACGCGGGCCTGCTGGACGCCGTCGTGAGGCTCGTCGGGCTCCTGGACGCCCCCGCCGAGGAGGCGCGCTTCCTCCGGCCGCTTATCACCCGCGAGATCGTCTTCCGGCTCCTCAAGGGGGAGCAGGGCGGCAGGCTGCGACAGATCGCGGTCCTGGGCGGCCACGCCCACCGCATTGCCGGGGCCCTGGAGCGGCTGCGCGAGGACTTCGACCGGCCGCTGCGGGTCGAGGACGTCGCGCGGGAGGCCGGGATGAGCGTCTCGGGCTTCCACCACCACTTCAAGGCCGTCACCGCGATGAGCCCCCTGCAGTTCCAGAAGCGCATGCGCCTCCAGGAGGCCCGGAATCTTATGCTCGGCGAGCACCTCGACGCCGCGGGCGCCGGCCACCGGGTGGGCTACGGCGACGCCTCGCAGTTCACCCGGGAGTACAAGAGGCTCTTCGGCGCGCCGCCTTTGCGCGACGTTGAGCGGTTGCGGGAAGCGGCGGGCCAGGAAACCGCCGTGGAAGGCGCCGGCCCGTGAGCCGACGGCTTCGCCAACGAGGCTCCTCCCGTCCGGCCTGAGGGGGAGACGAGGCCCGAGCAACAACCGACCCCGGCAGGGTCAGACCCCGCCACCGCCCGGCCTACCGTTCGTGCGGCGCGCTGCCCGGGTCGGTGGCGGTCGTCATCTCCCGGGACGGGGGCGTGCGCCTCGTGTGCCAGAGAGACGGCCGCGTCACGTACTGGGAGCAGGAGTGAACCGCCCCCGTCGATCCAAGGGGTAGAGAGGCAAACCCGGCCGCGGATGGCGCGACGGCGCGCAGCCCCGCCTTCGCCACCCGACCGGCAAGACGGGTATCATGGGTCCGGTGGCGAAAAGCCGAGGAGGACCACATGCTTGAAGCGGAGAAGACCTACGAGCACGTGCTGGTGGAGCGGGACGGCCCGGTCGCCCGCGTGACCATGAACCGGCCCAAGAAGCGCAACGCGCTCTCCCTGGATCACATGCTGGAGTTGATCGACTGCTTCGAGTCCGTAGCCCAGGCCAGGGAAGCGTCGGTTGTCGTGCTCCGCGGCGAGGGCCCCGCTTTCTGCGCCGGCCACGACCTCTCGGAGATGGTCGGCCGCGACCCGGACTTCTACCGGCACGTCTTCGACGTCTGTTGCAGGCTCATGCAGACCATTCAGGGGATACCGCAGCCCGTCATAGCCCAGGTGCATGGCGTCGCGACCGCGGCGGGCTGCCAGCTCGCCGCCACCTGCGACCTCGTGGTTGCCGCCGAGGAGGCGCGGTTCGCGACGCCGGGCGTGCGGATAGGGCTCTTCTGCTCCACCCCGATGGTCGCCCTCAGCCGCGCCGTGGGCCAGAAAAAGAGCATGGAGATGCTCCTGACGGGCGACTTCATCTCCGCGGAGGAAGCGAAGGCGGAGGGGCTGGTTAACCGGGTGGTCGCGGCGAAGGACCTGGAGGCGGAGGCGCGCACTTTGGCAGACAAGATAGCCGAGGCGAGCCCGCTCGTGGTCGGCGTGGGCAAGCAGGCCTTCTACCGCCAGCTTGAGATGCCGACAGAGCAGGCCTACGGTTACACCAGAGAGGTGATGTCCTTCAACGCCACCTTCGCCGACGCCCAGGAGGGCATGTGCGCCTTCCTGGAGAAGCGAAAGCCCGAGTGGCAAAACCGCTGACGCCACCATGACCGATACCATCGCGCGGCCCATCGAGGAGCAGAAGACCGAGGGGATGCCGCCCTACAACGTCGTGTTGCACGACGACGAGGACCACAGCTACGAGTACGTCATCCTGATGCTCAAGAAAGTCTTCGGCCATTCCGTCAACAAGGGCTACGAGATGGCCGTCGAGGTGGATACGAAGGGCCGCGTCGTGGTCCTCACCACCCACCTCGAAGAGGCCGAGCTAAAGCGGGACCAGATCCACGCCTTCGGCCCCGACCCCCTCATCCCGCGCAGCAAAGGCTCCATGTCCGCCACCGTGGAACCGGCGGGCGCCTGACCTCAGCCACGGTCCGGCGCGAGCCGGAAGATGCGGTCGTCGTCCTCGCTGACGGGGTTTCCGTACGAGTCGTGGTTGCTGGTCGAGACCCAGAGCGAGCCGTCGGGGGCCTGGGCGACGTCCCTGACGCGGCCGACCTCGCCGTCCAGCAGGCGTTCGCGGCCGGTCACGTTGCCCCGGTCGTCCAGTTCCAGTCGCCAGAGGCTTTCGCCCCTCAGGGCCGTCACGAAGAGGTCGCCCTCCCACTGCGGGATGGCGCCGTCGACCAGGATCTCGGCCCCGCTCGGCGAGGCTTCGCTCGTGGGCCAGACCGTGATCGGGTCGACGAACCCCCGGTCTTCTCCCCCTTCCCCCTCTACCTCCGGCCAGCCGTAGTTATCGCCCGCCTCGATTCGGTTCGCCTCGTCCCAGGTGTCCTGCCCGAACTCGCTGGCGAAGAGTTGTCCGTCGGCGTCCCAGGCCAGGCCCTGCACGTTCCTGTGGCCGTAAGAGTAGACCGGGCTGCCGGGGAACGGGTTGTCGCCGGGGACCGAGCCGTCCGGGTTCACGCGCAGGATCTTGCCTCCCAGAGAGCTTTGGTCTTGCGAGTTGGAGGTGTCGCCGGCGTCGCCCGTGGTGACGTAGAGCTTGTCGTCTGGCCCGAACTCTATCCTGCCGCCGTTGTGGTACGAGTTGACGGGGATGCCGGTGAGGATGGGTTCGGGCTCCTCTCCGATCCTGAACCGCACCACCCGGTTGTCCGTCTCGGTAGTCGTGTAGGCGTAGACGTAACGATCCCTCTCGTACTCCGGCGAGACGGCGACGCCGAGCAGCCCGCCTTCCCCGTCGCCTCCCTCGGGCAACGTCTGGATCTCCCGAACATCCCCCGAAGGGCTCACCCTGAGAAGCCGTCCTGAGTCCCGCTCCGTGACGAGCGCGTCACCGTCAGGCAGAAAAGCGAAGGACCACGGCACTCGCAGGCCCGTTGCCAGCGTGCCCACCTCTACCCTCGTCGAGGCGGGACGCACCTCCCCCGTCGTCTCGGGGCCAGGGGTCGTCCCGGAAGCTGTGTTCTCCGTATCCTCGGTCTGGCCCGTGTCTATCGGCCGGGGGTCCTGTCCTTCGGCACCCGAGTCTCCGGTAGGAACGCCGCACCCGGCGCAGGCTATCGTCAACGCCGCGACGGACATCAGCACCGCGCCTCGAAACCCGCCCACGTACCCGGTGTCGCGCATCGAACCAACCCTCTTCCCGCCGATAGGACCAAGCCGATTATATTGTGCCCCGCCGGGTTAGGGTTTCAGTGACGTGAGCGAGACGACTTCCTCGTCGGTCAAGCGCAGCTTGGCGGCGGCAAGGTTCTGCTCGAGGTGCTCCACCGAGGAGGTGCCGGGGATCGGGAGCATCGCGGGCGACTTCGCCAGCAGCCACGCGAGGGCCACCTGCGGGACGGTAGCCCCGTGGCGGGAGGCGGCCCCGGCCAACACCCCGCCCGGACGCGCCAGCCTTCCGGTCCCGAGCGGCAGCCACGGGATAAAGGTGATGCCCGCGCGCTCGCAGGCCCGAAGGACCCCTTCGGAGCGGCGGTCGTTCAGGTTGTAGCGGTTCTGTACGGAGGCGATGGGCACCACCCGCGCCGCCCGCTCCAGCTCCTCGGCCGTCACGTTCGAGAGGCCCACGTGGCGCACCTTGCCCTCCTCGCGCAGCCTGGCGAGGGTCTCCATGGACCTCTCGAAGGGTATTCGCCTGTCGGGGCGGTGGAGCTGGTAGAGGTCTATCTTGTCGAGCTTCAGGCGGCGAAGGCTGCCTTCGCAGGCTTCGCGCAGGTGTTTCGGGCGGCCGTTAGTCCGCCACCGGCCCGGGCCCTGCCGCGTGTAGCCGCCCTTCGTGGCGATCACGAGGTTGACGGGGTACGGGTGGAGGGCTGAGGAGATCTGGCGCTCGGAGACCTCGGGTCCGTAGGCGTCGGCGGTGTCTATGAAGTCCACGCCGAGTTCGACGGCCCGGCGCAGCACGCGCCTGGCGTTCTCGGGGTCGTCCGGCTCGCCCCACACGCCGGGCCCGCAGAGCCGCATCGCCCCGAAACCCAGACGCCCGACCCTGAGGTCGCCGCCTAGCACAAGCTC carries:
- a CDS encoding (R)-mandelonitrile lyase, which produces MKITKNSLETTPGPSEWFTGAVYIDTIATPSEPSRLAAASVNFAPGARTAWHTHPLGQTIYVTQGLGLCQRRGGPVETIRPGDRVFFEPGEDHWHGAAPNRFMTHTAMQEADDSGSPVTWGEHVTDEEYNAAPAS
- a CDS encoding glycoside hydrolase family 13 protein; translated protein: MPITTTQQQWWKESVVYQIWPRSFADGDGDGIGDLAGIASRLDHLATLGVDVLWLSPIYPSPQDDAGYDISDYRDIDPTFGSMEEFDALLAAVHERGMKLVMDLVVNHTSDEHPWFVESRASKDNPKRDWYWWRSAREGMSAGDPGAEPNNWGSIFSGPAWELDETTGEYYLHLFSRKQPDLNWENPEVRQAVYSMMRWWLDRGIDGFRMDVINFISKDASLPDGHAHDGGLYGDGMPFFVDGPRMHEFLQEMHREVFAGREGLISVGEMPGVTVEEAKLYTDPARREVDMVFQFEHVQVDHGPSFWDIRPLRLRDLKAILGRWQAGLAEVGWNSLYWNNHDQPRVVSRFGDDGAHRVHAAKMLGTLLHLHRGTPYVYQGEELGMTNAPFDSIEDFRDIQSLNHYAEAVGMGADPETVLAALRIRSRDNARTPMQWDDTENAGFTTGTPWIAVNPNHKGINAQAAFADDDSVFHHYRRLIELRHTEPAVAHGDFHMLLADHDQVYAFTRRYGSTGLLVLANFFGDPATIEVPDAGRWQDAELLLGNYPVDATEKLRDLTLRPFEARIYRLR
- a CDS encoding cyclophilin-like fold protein; amino-acid sequence: MIAMNVFSPRWSRWPRSRCYPLALALLAAISLSACGGGDGGGDRAIGAPGASAPDTSPSPASGDPDSSEGTPIRIAFGGTGLTARLHDNATARDLASQLPLTLTFSDLSNVEKTAPLPRELSLDGAPEGHDPAAGDIGYYSPGGDLVFYYDSEAPFFDGIVRIGEFDGGMDAIEHQGGDFSVTIRRAE
- a CDS encoding SDR family NAD(P)-dependent oxidoreductase, which produces MDPTYDFHDRVAVVTGAGSGMGLATAQAFAESGAAVVLSDRDEQTLRTATDGLTSAGHQALGVACDVSDEEQVAALVERAVASFGRLDFAFNNAGIQAPPTDAADEPAELFDRVNAVNLRGVWACMKHELRPMRAQGSGAIVNCSSLGGLVGLPGRAAYHASKHGVIGLTRSAALEYAPRGVRINAICPGTIETPMVEDMIAKGELDVPEAVANQPIGRLGRPDEIAAAVLWLCSPASSFVLGVALPVDGGYTAR
- a CDS encoding zinc-dependent alcohol dehydrogenase family protein — its product is MRGTMLYGPRDVRSEERPDPTIVESTDAVIRLSAACVCGSDLWPYRGADPVTQPTPMGHEYVGIVEEVGSEVRLIEPGQFVVGSFFASDNTCEICRAGYQSSCVHRQPGAPTGAQAEYARIPLADGTLVATPGLPPEDMIPSLLAASDVLGTGWFGAVAAEAGPGKTVAVVGDGAVGLLAVLAARQLGADRIIAMSRHESRQRLAREFGATEIVTERGDAGAARIKELTGGLGAHSVVEAVGTQESMMQAIRSARPGGHVGFVGVLHGVEILGEEFFFSHVHLHGGPAPVRRFLPELIDLIWDRKIEPGKVFDLTLPLEQAAEGYRAMDERRAIKTLLHP
- a CDS encoding aldo/keto reductase, encoding MQKRKLGDNLEVSAIGLGCMGLSFAYGPATGKREGIALIRSAVERGVTFFDTAEAYGPHTNEELVGEALAPVRDRVVIATKFGFRDGDAQAGLDSRPERIRGVAEASLSRLKTDRIDLLYQHRVDPDVPIEEVAGAVKDLIGEGKVGHLGLSEAGAQTIRRAHAVQPVAALQSEYSLWWREPEEEILPTLEDLGIGFVPFSPLGKGFLTGTIDENTEFDSADFRNTVPRFSEENRRANRALVEVLGGIADKQGATRAQIALAWLLAQKPWIVPIPGTTKLNRLEENVGAADVELASDDLHEIEDAVSGVTVQGDRYPAHLQQRVDR
- a CDS encoding DUF2255 family protein, encoding MSAWTGDELDGIGAAEELRLASLRPDGTPRPYVTMWVVRAGDDLYVRSAYGPDNPWFRRAKASGAGRIRAGGLERDVAFAEADPGAHAAIDAAYHAKYDRYGPEIVGTVVGPDAEAVTIRLVPRSRKE
- a CDS encoding zinc-dependent alcohol dehydrogenase family protein, whose amino-acid sequence is MRATVMFGAGDVRIEDVPDAAIVEPTDALIRVTRACICGSDLHPYHQMERSETGTRMGHEAIGVVEDIGADVQSLKPGDLVVMPFAYSDGTCEFCREGLPTACVHVGFFGNPGTDGAQAEAVRVPYADGTLFKLPVGEDDALMPSLLTLSDVMGTGRHAAVAAKVGPGKSVAVVGDGAVGLCGVIAARRLGAEQIIIMGRHDDRIALAREFGATDVVRERGEEAVERVRGLTGGFGVHSVLECVGYAQAMETAIGVARPGGAVGRVGVPQDETIPASLPAFFGNVTVGGGPAPVRAYVEELLPDVLEGRIEPGRVLDRTVGLDGVPDGYRAMDDREAIKVMVRP
- a CDS encoding AraC family transcriptional regulator; this encodes MDSMDRPRSEREADRAQTRRDELVERVARAVREDGTVEAPGGLRLLRRSSPTPKDHGVSSHALCVIAQGSKEVLLGDDCYRYDADRYLITAAALPTASRVTEASGGRPYLGVVLGLDPALVGSVMVEAGHPASGDRAAVRAFDVGPLDAGLLDAVVRLVGLLDAPAEEARFLRPLITREIVFRLLKGEQGGRLRQIAVLGGHAHRIAGALERLREDFDRPLRVEDVAREAGMSVSGFHHHFKAVTAMSPLQFQKRMRLQEARNLMLGEHLDAAGAGHRVGYGDASQFTREYKRLFGAPPLRDVERLREAAGQETAVEGAGP
- a CDS encoding enoyl-CoA hydratase codes for the protein MLEAEKTYEHVLVERDGPVARVTMNRPKKRNALSLDHMLELIDCFESVAQAREASVVVLRGEGPAFCAGHDLSEMVGRDPDFYRHVFDVCCRLMQTIQGIPQPVIAQVHGVATAAGCQLAATCDLVVAAEEARFATPGVRIGLFCSTPMVALSRAVGQKKSMEMLLTGDFISAEEAKAEGLVNRVVAAKDLEAEARTLADKIAEASPLVVGVGKQAFYRQLEMPTEQAYGYTREVMSFNATFADAQEGMCAFLEKRKPEWQNR
- a CDS encoding ATP-dependent Clp protease adaptor ClpS; the protein is MTDTIARPIEEQKTEGMPPYNVVLHDDEDHSYEYVILMLKKVFGHSVNKGYEMAVEVDTKGRVVVLTTHLEEAELKRDQIHAFGPDPLIPRSKGSMSATVEPAGA